Genomic DNA from Turicibacter faecis:
TTTACATAAACTTCTCTTTTTGTTCCTCACCGGCTCCGACCCCGGTTTTCTACACTAAACTTTGTTTACACTTTTACCAATTCTTACTTCTAAACTAATCTCTTTCACACATTGGGAATTGAAGATAACCCCAATTATCCCTTGGGATTACCCCCTTCCACCTTCTCTTAAAAACATCTATCGCGCAGACCCACCTCTAACAACGGATGCACGCATAAACACACATAATTATATAGCGTTTATTTACTTAATAATGGGTATTATTATGATGCATATTGGGCTTGGGAAACTCCCTGTCGCTTATATTCCACCACTAAAACCATCATATCATCTCTAATTTTTCCTTTATGTTTACTAACTGTTGTTTGTAAAATATTTTTCGCCATATGTTTAGGAGGTATTCCAACCTGCCCTAAAATCATATGTTCCAAATCAGTAATATCCGGATATTGTTCGACAATACCATCACTACACATAATTAATATATCATCTTCTTGTAAATCTAACGTAACGTGATCAACATCTTGATCGCTCATAACGCCGACTGGAAGTTGCGCTAAATTAATTAATTCAATCTGATGATCTCTTATAAAGAATGTCGGTGTTGCCCCCTTTTTATAGAAGGTAGCTCTTTGACGCTCCCGATCAATCATACAGACATCTAACGAAAAGAATCTTTCGTTCGCATTGGAATGTTGTTTTAATTGCTGTAACGTCTGGATAGCCGTTTTAATTGGAATATTAAAACTTAACAAACATTTCAAAATTTTAAGGGCTTCCGAACTCTCCTTATGAGCTAGTTCACCATTCCCCATTCCATCACTAATCGCAATAAACGTTTGACCGTTCGTGAAATTTTCATAAATATAACTATCTCCTGAAACCTTATTTCCGTCTTTTCCAACATAGGAAACCGCATGATCAATTTTAAATTGATTAGAGGAATAAATCTTTATTTTCGTCTGCTTTCCTTTAGTCTTCTCAACAATTAAACGAAGTGGCTCATTCGTAATCCCTTCAAGTATTGCCTGAATAGACAACAACGTTAACTCTTTCGGGGGCGAATTAATCACTAAATCCATTTTGATGAGTCTTGGATAAAGACTTTTAATCTTAATATCCGAACACCTCACATTAATTCTTTCCAGCTCTTCC
This window encodes:
- a CDS encoding SpoIIE family protein phosphatase — translated: MELVTKMKQTFSPKPKRESKDRLNIYTISQLFNQLVNFQQLVKSLRSFIGKGQLIRVDVVLDCIGLAIDNMMQSMMYDRHDFELQFNRIKEELERINVRCSDIKIKSLYPRLIKMDLVINSPPKELTLLSIQAILEGITNEPLRLIVEKTKGKQTKIKIYSSNQFKIDHAVSYVGKDGNKVSGDSYIYENFTNGQTFIAISDGMGNGELAHKESSEALKILKCLLSFNIPIKTAIQTLQQLKQHSNANERFFSLDVCMIDRERQRATFYKKGATPTFFIRDHQIELINLAQLPVGVMSDQDVDHVTLDLQEDDILIMCSDGIVEQYPDITDLEHMILGQVGIPPKHMAKNILQTTVSKHKGKIRDDMMVLVVEYKRQGVSQAQYAS